In Tachysurus fulvidraco isolate hzauxx_2018 chromosome 1, HZAU_PFXX_2.0, whole genome shotgun sequence, a single window of DNA contains:
- the cldn1 gene encoding claudin-1 isoform X1: MASGGMQLLGYILAFLGFVGLIISTTMTEWKMSSYAGDNIITAQAVYEGLWQSCVYQSTGQIQCKVYDSLLQLPLEVQAARGFMVSGILLCGIAVLVAAVGMKCTKCMEDNMEVKSKVAMAGGVVFVVAGVEIWIRFFSERDKTGKRVCAFIATIWYGDNIRRQFFNPFTPTNARYEFGKALYIGWGSCSLTVIGGSLLCCNCGTKSSGGPAKPYPGPRPK; this comes from the exons ATGGCGAGTGGAGGGATGCAGCTCCTGGGCTATATACTGGCATTTTTAGGCTTTGTGGGTTTGATCATCTCCACCACCATGACGGAGTGGAAGATGTCCTCATATGCAGGAGACAATATTATCACAGCGCAGGCCGTGTATGAGGGACTGTGGCAGTCCTGCGTGTACCAGAGCACTGGCCAGATCCAGTGTAAAGTCTACGACTCGCTCCTGCAGCTACCCT TGGAGGTCCAGGCGGCTCGAGGGTTCATGGTGTCAGGGATCCTGCTGTGTGGCATCGCTGTCCTGGTGGCCGCAGTGGGTATGAAGTGCACCAAGTGCATGGAGGACAACATGGAGGTCAAAAGCAAAGTGGCCATGGCTGGAGGAGTCGTGTTTGTCGTGGCAGGTGTGGAGATTTGGATTAGATTCTTCTCAGAAagagataaaacaggaaaac gtgtgtgtgcttTCATTGCTACTATCTGGTATGGAGATAACATCAGACGGCAGTTCTTCAACCCCTTCACTCCGACTAACGCAAG GTACGAATTTGGTAAAGCTCTATATATTGGATGGGGATCGTGCTCTCTCACTGTGATTGGCGGCAGCTTGCTGTGCTGTAACTGTGGCACGAAGAGTTCAGGAGGTCCAGCAAAACCTTACCCAGGGCCTCGTCCGAAATAg
- the cldn1 gene encoding claudin-1 isoform X2, with protein MASGGMQLLGYILAFLGFVGLIISTTMTEWKMSSYAGDNIITAQAVYEGLWQSCVYQSTGQIQCKVYDSLLQLPLEVQAARGFMVSGILLCGIAVLVAAVGMKCTKCMEDNMEVKSKVAMAGGVVFVVAGVCAFIATIWYGDNIRRQFFNPFTPTNARYEFGKALYIGWGSCSLTVIGGSLLCCNCGTKSSGGPAKPYPGPRPK; from the exons ATGGCGAGTGGAGGGATGCAGCTCCTGGGCTATATACTGGCATTTTTAGGCTTTGTGGGTTTGATCATCTCCACCACCATGACGGAGTGGAAGATGTCCTCATATGCAGGAGACAATATTATCACAGCGCAGGCCGTGTATGAGGGACTGTGGCAGTCCTGCGTGTACCAGAGCACTGGCCAGATCCAGTGTAAAGTCTACGACTCGCTCCTGCAGCTACCCT TGGAGGTCCAGGCGGCTCGAGGGTTCATGGTGTCAGGGATCCTGCTGTGTGGCATCGCTGTCCTGGTGGCCGCAGTGGGTATGAAGTGCACCAAGTGCATGGAGGACAACATGGAGGTCAAAAGCAAAGTGGCCATGGCTGGAGGAGTCGTGTTTGTCGTGGCAG gtgtgtgtgcttTCATTGCTACTATCTGGTATGGAGATAACATCAGACGGCAGTTCTTCAACCCCTTCACTCCGACTAACGCAAG GTACGAATTTGGTAAAGCTCTATATATTGGATGGGGATCGTGCTCTCTCACTGTGATTGGCGGCAGCTTGCTGTGCTGTAACTGTGGCACGAAGAGTTCAGGAGGTCCAGCAAAACCTTACCCAGGGCCTCGTCCGAAATAg
- the zgc:153913 gene encoding carboxypeptidase N subunit 2 — MKLHHAVSLLLLLHLWQNTTLSISSTFCPSQCQCFSTTTIICSDKSMKALPVNIPTHATALIVLASGLRKITAVENMKNLTKLIFLGNPVQNVSHNAFEGLTSLQELEISGSPFLALEAGTFNKLDKLSKLLLNNNKIMLLAPNLFDSLEKLEMLQLHGNMLQCLHKDQFRKLTNLQELNLSSNKLSTVPISELSKLKTLDLGSNQITSLSLDTFDGHPELQIISLQGNQINQIEPGTFTHLDNLEELNLRDNNIMVLSSGLFPSYLKKLTLKGNSLLQLSSCAFTGLHNLTYLDLSQNRLHFLPAELFQNLSSLEHLDLSENSLQELASTIFRGLLQINVINLQKNNLTFLEADLFIDQGKMSRLSLAGNRLENLVYGLFEPLDFECLFQLSGNPWRCDCNLIYFHKWLNYTSNTVTDLSQVYCTEPRSLRGMSLTTVNKEQLVCFEGAITETQRAINQATSSVLDRQCSLQEANGNIVVQCKFMKCSELKLDVSFHLEDGSLLNYTVTDPWPRSSQCSNGTIILTV; from the coding sequence ATGAAGCTACACCATGCAGTTTCTCTGCTTCTCCTGCTTCACCTCTGGCAAAACACTACCTTGAGCATCTCCAGCACTTTCTGCCCTTCACAATGCCAGTGTTTCTCCACAACCACAATAATTTGTTCTGATAAGTCGATGAAAGCTTTGCCGGTGAACATCCCTACACATGCAACAGCACTGATCGTCTTAGCATCTGGTCTGAGAAAGATTACTGCTGTGGAGAATATGAAGAACCTGACCAAACTGATATTTTTGGGTAACCCAGTGCAGAATGTCTCACACAATGCTTTTGAAGGGCTAACAAGTCTACAGGAGCTGGAGATCAGTGGGAGTCCTTTCTTGGCCCTGGAAGCTGGGACCTTTAATAAGTTGGACAAGCTCTCCAAGCTTCttctcaacaacaacaaaataatgcTTTTAGCACCAAACCTTTTTGACTCTCTTGAGAAGCTGGAGATGCTTCAGCTGCATGGAAACATGCTCCAATGTCTTCACAAAGATCAATTCCGCAAGCTCACCAACCTTCAAGAACTCAATCTATCCTCCAACAAGCTGTCTACAGTACCAATAAGTGAGCTGAGCAAGTTGAAGACACTGGATTTGGGTTCGAACCAGATCACCAGTCTGTCTCTGGACACCTTCGATGGACACCCTGAGCTGCAGATTATTTCCCTGCAGGGAAACCAGATCAACCAAATTGAACCTGGTACATTCACACACCTGGATAACTTGGAGGAACTGAACTTGAGAGATAACAATATAATGGTGCTGAGTTCTGGATTATTTCCTTCTTATCTGAAGAAGCTCACGCTCAAAGGGAACTCCCTGCTCCAATTATCCTCTTGTGCATTTACCGGTCTTCACAACCTCACTTATCTGGACTTGTCTCAAAACCGGCTACATTTCCTCCCAGCAGAACTTTTCCAAAACCTTTCCTCTTTAGAGCATCTGGACTTGTCTGAGAATAGTCTTCAGGAGTTAGCAAGCACTATCTTCAGAGGCCTGCTTcaaataaatgtcattaatcTGCAGAAGAACAACCTGACCTTCCTAGAAGCAGACCTTTTCATAGATCAGGGAAAGATGTCGCGTCTCAGCTTAGCAGGGAACCGACTGGAGAACCTTGTGTATGGCCTTTTTGAGCCGTTAGACTTTGAGTGCTTGTTTCAGCTGAGTGGTAATCCCTGGCGCTGCGATTGCAACCTGATCTACTTTCATAAATGGTTGAATTACACCAGCAACACTGTGACAGACCTGAGCCAGGTTTACTGCACTGAACCCCGGTCTCTCAGGGGGATGAGTCTGACTACCGTGAACAAGGAGCAGCTTGTTTGCTTCGAAGGAGCTATCACAGAAACTCAACGTGCTATTAACCAGGCCACCAGCAGCGTCTTGGACAGACAGTGCAGTCTCCAGGAAGCCAATGGCAACATTGTTGTTCAGTGCAAGTTCATGAAGTGCAGTGAGTTAAAGCTTGATGTGAGTTTTCACCTGGAAGACGGAAGCCTTTTGAATTATACTGTGACAGATCCTTGGCCAAGGTCATCTCAGTGCTCGAACGGAACAATAATCCTCACTGTTTAA